A portion of the Acidisarcina polymorpha genome contains these proteins:
- a CDS encoding DUF5996 family protein: MRYHAPKLSLGPWPALEWSQWKDTAETLHMWMQIVGKTRLELTSTQNHWWNVPLYVTSRGLWTSPMPIDAGHLLEIEFDFLAHELLFRVSTGITRTIKLEPRTVAAFYAEYQQLLNDLHVDVAIDPLPVEISGPIPFDQDTVHRSYDADAAQRFWHVLRLADTLFKRASTNFYGKISPVHFFWGSFDLAVTRFNGRRAPARDGADAIQSEAYSHEVISSGFWPGNGGYGRAAFYTYAAPVPTGLSNTILKTAGRFDPGLGEFLLDYEEVLNSQDPAHTVLSFLQETYSAAANAAGWDRSSLDRDDEVARAIALG; this comes from the coding sequence TTGCGCTATCACGCCCCAAAATTGTCCCTCGGTCCGTGGCCGGCCCTTGAATGGAGCCAGTGGAAGGACACCGCCGAAACCTTGCATATGTGGATGCAGATTGTCGGCAAGACTCGGCTCGAACTGACTTCGACCCAAAACCATTGGTGGAACGTTCCCCTCTACGTGACGTCTCGGGGACTCTGGACCTCGCCAATGCCAATCGACGCGGGGCATCTGCTCGAGATCGAGTTCGATTTTCTCGCCCATGAGCTCCTTTTTCGAGTCAGCACCGGCATAACCAGAACGATAAAGCTCGAACCTCGAACCGTCGCCGCCTTCTATGCGGAATACCAGCAGCTTCTCAACGACCTCCACGTCGATGTCGCCATCGATCCGCTCCCGGTTGAGATAAGCGGTCCCATCCCCTTTGATCAGGACACTGTACATCGCTCCTACGATGCTGACGCAGCGCAGCGTTTCTGGCATGTTCTGCGACTGGCAGACACGCTCTTCAAGCGCGCCTCAACCAACTTCTACGGCAAGATCAGCCCCGTTCATTTCTTCTGGGGTTCCTTCGATCTGGCCGTGACCCGGTTCAACGGCCGCCGCGCTCCGGCCCGCGACGGCGCGGATGCTATTCAGTCGGAAGCCTACTCGCATGAAGTCATCAGCTCCGGCTTCTGGCCCGGAAATGGAGGCTATGGGCGCGCCGCGTTCTACACCTATGCCGCACCCGTTCCCACCGGCTTGAGCAACACTATTCTCAAAACAGCAGGTCGCTTTGATCCGGGCCTGGGCGAGTTTCTGCTCGACTATGAAGAAGTGCTCAACTCGCAGGATCCAGCCCACACCGTCCTGAGCTTCCTGCAAGAGACCTATTCTGCTGCAGCCAACGCCGCCGGCTGGGACCGCTCTTCGCTCGACCGGGATGATGAAGTAGCGCGAGCAATTGCACTTGGCTGA
- a CDS encoding single-stranded DNA-binding protein: MILKGDRVYLEGELRTSKWEKTIGGETLKLVRYEVYASQIERVAKAEDPEDDATSQDVTVTYV, encoded by the coding sequence ATGATCCTTAAGGGCGATCGCGTATACCTCGAAGGCGAGTTGCGAACCAGCAAATGGGAGAAAACCATTGGCGGCGAAACCCTCAAGCTCGTTCGGTATGAGGTCTATGCTTCGCAGATCGAACGCGTGGCCAAGGCCGAAGATCCGGAAGACGACGCGACATCACAGGACGTCACGGTAACCTACGTGTAA
- a CDS encoding sigma-70 family RNA polymerase sigma factor, with protein MPAGKGPSIDAPSAEITQLLKAWGSGDKAALGQLVEHVYPELRRMAHRYMKNECRGHTLQSTAIVHELYLRLIDVTRVDWQARAQFFAITAQMMRRILVDAARARGSLKRGGIVVRVNLDETAVLSPALDRSILDLDEALTTFSLSAPRQARVVELRYFGGLTEEEIATALIISPRTVRRDWDFAKAWLLRELSHTVSDDKNSGHDPGALPED; from the coding sequence GTGCCCGCAGGGAAAGGGCCATCCATCGACGCACCTTCCGCAGAGATCACCCAGCTGCTAAAGGCCTGGGGCAGTGGTGATAAAGCAGCACTCGGCCAATTGGTCGAGCACGTTTATCCCGAATTGCGCCGCATGGCCCACCGCTATATGAAGAACGAGTGCCGCGGCCACACCCTGCAGTCCACCGCAATCGTCCACGAGCTCTACCTTCGCCTGATCGATGTGACCAGGGTCGATTGGCAGGCGCGCGCCCAGTTCTTTGCAATAACGGCGCAGATGATGCGACGCATTCTGGTTGACGCGGCCCGAGCCCGAGGTTCTCTGAAGCGCGGCGGCATAGTGGTTAGAGTCAACCTCGATGAGACGGCTGTCTTGTCGCCGGCTTTGGACCGGTCGATCCTTGACTTGGACGAAGCATTGACAACCTTCTCGCTGTCGGCTCCTCGGCAGGCCAGGGTTGTCGAGCTGCGTTACTTTGGCGGATTGACCGAAGAGGAAATTGCTACGGCTCTCATCATCTCTCCGCGTACGGTCAGGCGAGATTGGGATTTCGCCAAGGCGTGGCTGCTTCGAGAGTTAAGCCATACTGTAAGTGACGATAAGAACTCCGGACATGACCCAGGAGCGCTTCCGGAAGATTGA
- a CDS encoding efflux RND transporter permease subunit: MITFKDKLPGRHWLMLALAVLLFGLVAIFVDLKPQVTENFFFSPSDSEYKESARIDKIFPSGSQLIVSVAASSVSSQHYLQRLAQLTRQLQAVETVNGAASLTDGPKDFADAEKSPFWKRLLIAENGRSSNVVLFASNRDGEGLIRRVEAIVDKFNAKDFRINIAGAQYVAEMIRRSLKHDFRVFSLTSVLLFGAAAWLLFRSLKLTLGILVTCTSAVLATLLVQSAVGEKIGILTANLGTIVFVVTLSHLVYMTFNWQTLARQGDEEEVDSRSLSAKAWRMTLPASFWSMVCASLGFGSLLLVPAKPLRELGYGGVEGTVIALCCAYLMYPSFLEWARPKKTQTLPDERWSKFWTRKFAWPSVAILLVSVGLSFGISRLNTDPSLLDYFKKGREPRDGLLYVDRNGGSNPLTLVIAAANGDKLDTKEEYDKMWNLQEALEEHKGVGTVLSLPVLMDEGHRQPFAFLFGWDRLLKIMSEAKHDRIASTFVSKDRKLAAFYLRMDEQRRDKPRVEVVNDLKSIVRKQGFTPYLVGGVYQLQGALAKLVASSLRTGLIWLLVFFTGVALIVGRNIRVAIAMIFSLSLVPIWMLGGIGLLRIPVDIISAPATNVCIGMAIDSMVHLVFGVKRAQRDGKEGWSAWAAGRREQWRGIVYSDVIIAAGFAIFALSNFPPTQRFGLVVVAGTVIDILANLFLLPLLGDADLKTRHSVAK, encoded by the coding sequence ATGATCACGTTCAAAGATAAGCTTCCAGGGCGGCACTGGCTGATGCTAGCATTGGCCGTACTTTTATTTGGTCTCGTAGCTATATTTGTCGACCTGAAGCCGCAGGTGACCGAGAACTTCTTTTTCTCTCCGAGTGATTCCGAATATAAAGAGTCGGCAAGGATTGATAAGATATTTCCTTCCGGCAGCCAGCTGATCGTTAGCGTAGCCGCGTCGAGTGTTTCTTCGCAGCACTACCTTCAGCGGCTGGCACAGTTGACGCGGCAATTGCAGGCGGTTGAAACAGTTAATGGTGCCGCAAGCCTGACTGACGGACCGAAAGACTTTGCGGATGCGGAAAAGAGCCCCTTTTGGAAGCGATTGTTGATTGCGGAGAATGGGCGCTCCAGCAACGTGGTCCTTTTTGCTTCCAACAGAGACGGCGAGGGACTGATCCGCCGGGTCGAAGCGATCGTGGACAAATTCAATGCAAAGGATTTTCGCATTAATATTGCCGGGGCCCAGTATGTGGCCGAGATGATCCGACGAAGTCTGAAGCATGATTTCCGTGTCTTTAGCCTTACGTCTGTGCTCCTGTTCGGAGCGGCAGCTTGGCTTCTCTTTCGATCGTTGAAGCTCACTCTTGGAATTCTCGTGACGTGTACCAGCGCCGTGCTGGCGACGCTGCTCGTCCAATCGGCAGTGGGCGAAAAAATCGGGATCCTGACTGCAAACTTGGGAACAATTGTCTTTGTCGTGACCTTGTCTCACCTGGTTTATATGACGTTCAACTGGCAGACACTTGCGCGTCAGGGAGATGAGGAGGAGGTTGATTCGCGCAGCCTGAGTGCGAAGGCGTGGCGTATGACGTTGCCAGCCTCGTTCTGGTCGATGGTGTGTGCATCGCTTGGGTTCGGAAGTCTGTTGCTGGTGCCGGCCAAACCATTGCGTGAGCTAGGCTACGGCGGCGTGGAGGGAACGGTGATCGCGCTCTGTTGCGCATACCTAATGTACCCGTCATTTTTGGAGTGGGCACGGCCCAAAAAGACACAAACACTGCCTGATGAACGCTGGTCTAAATTTTGGACTAGGAAGTTTGCCTGGCCTTCCGTGGCTATCCTGTTGGTCAGCGTCGGCTTGAGTTTTGGCATATCGCGGCTAAATACCGACCCCAGCCTGCTTGATTACTTCAAGAAAGGCAGGGAACCGCGAGACGGACTTCTATATGTCGACCGCAACGGGGGGTCGAATCCGCTGACCCTGGTGATCGCCGCAGCGAATGGCGACAAGCTGGATACGAAAGAAGAGTACGACAAGATGTGGAATCTGCAGGAGGCGCTCGAAGAGCACAAGGGAGTAGGAACCGTGCTCTCGCTGCCAGTATTGATGGACGAGGGGCATCGTCAGCCGTTTGCCTTCCTTTTCGGTTGGGACCGCCTGCTAAAAATCATGAGCGAAGCGAAGCACGATAGGATCGCGAGCACCTTCGTATCGAAAGATCGTAAGCTGGCGGCCTTCTATCTGCGCATGGACGAGCAAAGGCGGGACAAGCCGCGAGTTGAGGTTGTGAACGATCTAAAATCGATTGTTCGGAAGCAAGGCTTCACACCCTATCTCGTTGGGGGCGTGTATCAGTTGCAGGGAGCGCTGGCGAAGCTGGTAGCGTCAAGCCTCAGAACTGGCCTGATTTGGTTACTAGTATTTTTTACGGGCGTGGCCTTGATCGTCGGCCGGAATATCCGGGTAGCGATCGCCATGATTTTCAGCCTCAGCTTGGTGCCCATCTGGATGCTGGGTGGTATTGGTTTGCTTCGTATTCCCGTTGATATCATCTCCGCGCCCGCTACCAACGTCTGCATTGGAATGGCGATCGATTCGATGGTTCACCTGGTGTTTGGGGTGAAGCGTGCGCAGCGCGATGGCAAAGAGGGCTGGAGCGCGTGGGCAGCAGGCCGTCGTGAGCAATGGCGCGGCATCGTCTATTCAGATGTCATCATCGCGGCCGGCTTTGCCATCTTTGCCCTCTCGAATTTTCCTCCTACACAGAGGTTCGGCCTCGTAGTCGTTGCCGGAACGGTCATAGACATTCTCGCTAATCTCTTTTTGCTGCCGCTGTTGGGGGACGCCGATTTGAAAACACGGCATAGCGTTGCAAAATGA
- the terL gene encoding phage terminase large subunit: MQSSTSVKSEEVFALARLSLAAYAPLMFPSFQLSQHHSKLIRKLEAVEAGRLRRLLISMPPRHGKSLLATTIFPAWYLGRNPGKSVITASYGQDLADDFGRQVRNFVNDGYTQAAFPELKIAEDSNSMKRFTTTAGGNYFAVGVGAAITGRGANLLLIDDPIRNMEDARSEVMLRTLHDWFSTVAYTRLAPNGAVVVIQTRWSHDDLIGWLLREHPDEGWDYLNMPAIAEVDGDGRNEGEALWPDRFDLADLKSKRSILGGKAFDALYQGRPTTEEGAVFQRSWWQRYTEFPKFRRIVQSWDTAFKTGSENDYSVCTTWGEAQDGFYLLHRYKRRVEFPELKRQVAILAAEWKPRIILIEDKASGQSLLQEIKNSTRFAVRPIKVDTDKLSRAHAASPLVECGKVFLPKAAPWLEDYLTVMSTFPAGAHDDDVDSTTQALNYLRGSNQAHGLIEAMKQLGGASHEDQTEWLGLSKPAAPVPDPVLQCERCGSDFIQKLSSGFRCGMCAHQFGTPAFVFSESQRMPSWRM; the protein is encoded by the coding sequence ATGCAATCATCGACGTCTGTCAAAAGTGAGGAAGTCTTCGCGCTTGCCCGACTTAGCCTGGCAGCCTACGCCCCGCTCATGTTCCCTTCATTTCAGCTGTCCCAGCACCATTCAAAGCTCATTCGCAAACTCGAAGCTGTAGAAGCAGGCCGCCTTCGCCGCCTGCTCATCTCCATGCCGCCTCGGCATGGCAAGTCACTGCTGGCTACTACGATCTTCCCTGCGTGGTATCTGGGGCGCAATCCTGGCAAATCGGTGATTACGGCAAGTTACGGCCAGGACCTTGCGGACGATTTTGGCCGGCAGGTCCGAAACTTTGTGAATGATGGTTATACGCAGGCCGCTTTCCCGGAGCTCAAAATCGCGGAAGACTCGAACTCCATGAAGAGATTCACCACGACCGCGGGCGGGAATTACTTCGCTGTTGGTGTTGGGGCAGCTATCACTGGCCGGGGAGCAAACTTGCTCCTCATCGACGATCCAATCCGCAACATGGAGGACGCCCGCAGCGAAGTTATGCTGCGCACGCTGCACGATTGGTTTTCCACGGTCGCGTACACGCGTCTGGCCCCCAATGGAGCCGTAGTGGTCATCCAGACGCGCTGGTCGCATGACGATCTCATTGGCTGGCTGCTCAGGGAGCATCCGGACGAAGGTTGGGACTACCTCAACATGCCGGCGATCGCTGAAGTCGACGGTGACGGTCGCAACGAAGGGGAAGCGCTCTGGCCTGACCGATTCGACTTAGCAGATCTTAAGTCCAAACGTTCCATTCTCGGCGGTAAAGCATTCGACGCGCTCTATCAAGGCCGCCCAACCACTGAGGAGGGCGCCGTCTTCCAGCGGTCCTGGTGGCAGAGATACACGGAGTTTCCAAAGTTTCGTCGCATCGTTCAGTCGTGGGACACGGCGTTCAAGACGGGCTCAGAGAACGATTACTCTGTTTGCACAACGTGGGGAGAGGCTCAGGATGGCTTTTACCTCCTTCATCGTTACAAAAGAAGGGTTGAATTCCCCGAATTAAAACGCCAAGTGGCAATCTTGGCTGCAGAGTGGAAACCTCGAATCATCCTGATCGAAGACAAAGCATCAGGCCAGTCGCTTCTGCAGGAGATCAAGAACAGCACTCGGTTCGCGGTCCGGCCGATCAAGGTAGACACCGACAAGCTGTCCCGGGCTCATGCTGCAAGCCCTCTGGTCGAATGCGGCAAGGTCTTCCTACCGAAGGCGGCACCGTGGCTGGAAGACTACCTGACCGTCATGTCGACATTTCCCGCAGGTGCCCACGATGATGACGTGGATTCGACAACGCAAGCGCTGAACTACTTGCGCGGTAGCAACCAGGCTCACGGACTGATCGAAGCCATGAAGCAGCTGGGCGGCGCGTCGCACGAGGATCAGACTGAGTGGCTGGGCTTATCGAAGCCGGCTGCGCCCGTACCGGACCCGGTCCTGCAGTGTGAGAGATGCGGCTCAGACTTCATCCAGAAACTGTCTTCAGGCTTTCGCTGCGGCATGTGCGCCCACCAGTTTGGCACGCCGGCATTCGTGTTTTCGGAGAGTCAGCGGATGCCTTCGTGGAGGATGTGA
- a CDS encoding protein kinase domain-containing protein, translated as MTIRTPDMTQERFRKIEELYHACREASADKRAALLAQADSEVRHEVESLLVERTDHDFFDRPAIHNPLQLPNESTVAQLTSGATLGPYRIESKLGEGGMGQVFRAVDTRLGRSVAIKISHGEFSARFDREARAISSLNHPNICTVHDVGPNYLVMELVEGETLAERLKQGPMPIEMVLRYGGQIAAALAEAHGKGVVHRDLKPGNIMIAKSGVKVLDFGLAKSGHDETLTASHMVMGTPAYMSPEQRQGQTADARSDIYSFGRVLYEMLTGTRVGSVRRPIPSTKMEKIVSRCLEENPERRWQSAAELEASLADVTASGSRGRSALAAGSGVRSLSAAWFYAGLALVVGAITCGVYLYSTRKSSAPMATQDAWTPLTDLADSAVSPAISPDGRMLAFVRGSNTFYGEGQVYVELLPGGEPVQLTHDGVEKMSPEFSPDGSRIAYTTVPGFWDTWVVPVLGGEPRLMLGNAEGLTWIDTKNILFSELKKGLHMVLVTAGENRENSRDIYVPPRERGMAHRSAISPDHKWVLLTEMDNGGWLPCRLVPFDGTSPGRTVGPTKGGCTYVGWSPDGGWMYFSSDAGGHFHIWRQRFPGGTPQQVTSGATEEEGIAMAPDGGSLITSVGLVQSTIMLHDSKGERQLSSANYAVKPRFSADGKYIFYLVPPPGTSGQLFGSGELFRVGLETGESQHLLPGFLMNGYALFPDGKRVVFSAADPKVHSRLWIADLDLRSSPRQFPSTVDEDSPEVDQNGNIYFRAAEGGSNFLYQMKEDGSDRLKALPSSILEFESVSPDGRWAVVGASSQHQDPPFANLTAFPLGGATPVIICREHCEARWGDQGKTFAVFLNDREAGKTVIFQLDAEDSLPSLPPDGVGSVDHPETLKGTKVINKMVIPGPNPGQYAYLLRSVHRNLYRIPLP; from the coding sequence GTGACGATAAGAACTCCGGACATGACCCAGGAGCGCTTCCGGAAGATTGAAGAGCTGTACCACGCCTGTCGCGAGGCATCCGCGGACAAGCGCGCTGCGCTGTTAGCGCAGGCAGACTCCGAAGTGCGCCACGAAGTTGAATCGCTTCTCGTCGAGCGAACCGATCACGATTTCTTCGACCGGCCCGCCATTCATAACCCCCTGCAACTGCCAAATGAATCAACCGTCGCCCAATTGACATCCGGCGCCACCCTCGGGCCATACCGCATAGAGAGCAAACTCGGCGAGGGGGGCATGGGGCAGGTCTTCCGCGCGGTAGACACGCGCTTAGGCCGCTCCGTGGCGATCAAGATCAGTCATGGAGAGTTTAGCGCTCGCTTCGATCGCGAAGCGCGCGCCATTTCATCGCTCAATCACCCCAATATCTGCACGGTGCATGACGTCGGCCCTAACTATCTGGTGATGGAATTGGTAGAGGGCGAAACGCTTGCAGAGCGGCTGAAACAGGGTCCCATGCCCATCGAAATGGTGTTGCGCTACGGAGGGCAGATTGCTGCGGCGTTGGCGGAAGCGCATGGTAAGGGCGTCGTGCATCGCGATCTCAAGCCGGGAAACATCATGATCGCGAAATCCGGAGTGAAGGTCCTGGATTTTGGCCTGGCGAAGTCAGGCCACGACGAAACGCTCACTGCGAGCCACATGGTGATGGGTACGCCCGCCTATATGTCGCCCGAACAAAGGCAAGGCCAAACCGCCGATGCGCGCTCCGACATCTACTCATTCGGCCGTGTTCTCTACGAAATGCTGACTGGCACGCGAGTCGGGTCGGTGCGAAGACCTATTCCGTCAACAAAAATGGAAAAGATAGTAAGCCGGTGTCTTGAGGAAAATCCAGAACGTCGATGGCAATCCGCCGCCGAGTTGGAGGCAAGTCTCGCGGACGTGACCGCCTCAGGCAGCCGCGGGAGGAGCGCCCTTGCCGCCGGGAGTGGTGTGAGGAGTTTGTCCGCCGCCTGGTTCTACGCGGGGTTGGCATTAGTGGTAGGCGCTATCACTTGCGGCGTGTATCTATATTCGACCCGTAAATCATCCGCACCGATGGCGACTCAGGATGCGTGGACGCCGCTCACCGACCTCGCGGATTCAGCCGTTTCTCCGGCAATCTCTCCGGACGGGCGAATGCTCGCGTTTGTTCGCGGCTCCAACACTTTCTACGGAGAGGGGCAGGTTTATGTCGAGCTTCTGCCCGGCGGCGAACCCGTCCAATTGACACACGACGGCGTGGAAAAGATGAGTCCGGAGTTTTCTCCTGACGGCTCGCGCATCGCGTATACAACGGTGCCCGGTTTTTGGGACACCTGGGTCGTGCCAGTTCTGGGAGGCGAGCCTCGACTCATGTTGGGCAATGCCGAGGGCCTGACCTGGATCGACACGAAGAACATTCTTTTCTCCGAACTGAAGAAAGGGCTGCACATGGTGCTGGTCACAGCCGGCGAAAATCGTGAGAACAGCCGAGATATCTATGTGCCGCCCCGGGAGAGAGGCATGGCCCACCGCTCGGCAATCTCTCCGGACCACAAGTGGGTGCTTCTCACCGAGATGGACAACGGCGGGTGGCTTCCCTGTCGTCTGGTGCCTTTCGACGGCACTTCGCCGGGGCGGACTGTGGGCCCGACAAAGGGTGGGTGCACGTACGTGGGGTGGTCTCCGGATGGGGGCTGGATGTACTTCAGCTCCGATGCCGGCGGCCACTTTCACATCTGGCGGCAGCGGTTTCCCGGCGGCACGCCTCAGCAGGTTACCTCAGGGGCGACGGAGGAGGAAGGCATTGCTATGGCTCCAGACGGAGGATCGCTGATCACATCCGTAGGGCTGGTGCAAAGTACGATCATGCTCCATGATTCGAAAGGAGAACGGCAGCTTTCGTCAGCAAATTACGCGGTGAAACCCCGATTCTCGGCCGACGGGAAATATATCTTCTACCTGGTTCCTCCGCCCGGAACCTCCGGGCAACTGTTCGGGAGTGGGGAGCTCTTTCGTGTAGGTCTGGAAACCGGCGAAAGTCAGCATCTGCTGCCCGGTTTTTTGATGAACGGATATGCCCTGTTTCCCGACGGAAAGCGAGTCGTGTTTTCCGCAGCCGACCCAAAGGTCCACTCCCGCCTTTGGATTGCCGATTTAGATCTTCGTTCTTCGCCTCGGCAGTTCCCCTCAACCGTCGACGAAGATTCGCCTGAGGTCGACCAGAACGGCAACATTTACTTCCGTGCCGCGGAAGGCGGGTCGAATTTCCTCTATCAAATGAAAGAGGACGGAAGCGACCGCCTAAAAGCACTCCCTTCGTCAATCCTCGAATTCGAGAGCGTTTCGCCCGACGGTCGCTGGGCCGTCGTTGGCGCGTCATCCCAGCATCAGGACCCTCCGTTCGCAAACCTAACAGCATTCCCGCTTGGCGGGGCAACTCCAGTAATTATCTGCCGGGAGCATTGCGAGGCGAGGTGGGGTGATCAAGGGAAAACCTTTGCGGTATTCCTCAATGACAGAGAAGCCGGCAAGACTGTTATTTTCCAGCTTGATGCCGAAGATAGTCTCCCCTCGCTGCCACCTGACGGAGTGGGTTCAGTTGATCATCCCGAGACCCTGAAGGGCACCAAAGTTATCAATAAGATGGTTATTCCAGGGCCGAATCCAGGACAATATGCGTACCTGCTCCGAAGCGTGCATAGAAATCTTTACCGCATTCCACTGCCTTAG
- a CDS encoding replicative DNA helicase, whose product MPEPLHLEYEERAILGHALNFEVKQPEFFEGATDDLFFTDGNRRILRAMVRLNGRGASIDLTAVQTELIQSDELSSAGGATYISDLTTGTVRTYDVRQHLETLRAMAAKRALAASLERALARVYGNETADDVIASIEHDVAEVQSGCGVEVLSLKDLIQPELDAIARERQTKKAVLGIPTGIASLDEVTTGWRSEFSLVGAYPGRGKTSFIVQAARAAAQAGFPVLILSLEMRKGELLRRLMSLESRLRPRKFREPREMNTSEFNHVVECAGALAELPIYVCDQDSLNPRQITATARLWIRKAGVKIVFVDFIQIVSETGRDARDVMNKVSAALRSLSKSAGIPVVAASQLSRANSRNLNERPTLFHLKETGNLEQDAHNVFLLHRPVDDRQDFTGADEIIIAKQRHGVTGPINVFYNSERLIFEERSTA is encoded by the coding sequence GTGCCTGAGCCATTGCATCTCGAGTACGAAGAGCGCGCAATCCTCGGGCACGCCCTAAATTTCGAGGTGAAGCAGCCTGAGTTTTTCGAAGGCGCGACCGACGACCTATTTTTCACAGACGGGAACCGGCGGATCCTTCGGGCGATGGTTCGCCTGAACGGGCGTGGAGCTTCAATCGATTTGACGGCGGTCCAGACGGAACTCATCCAGTCGGATGAACTATCGAGCGCAGGCGGCGCCACATACATTTCCGACCTCACGACGGGCACGGTTCGGACTTACGACGTCAGGCAGCACTTGGAAACACTCCGCGCGATGGCTGCAAAGCGAGCCCTTGCGGCCTCGCTCGAGCGGGCTCTCGCGAGAGTTTATGGAAATGAAACGGCGGACGACGTAATCGCTTCGATCGAACACGACGTCGCGGAGGTGCAGTCGGGTTGCGGGGTTGAGGTGCTCTCCTTGAAAGATTTAATCCAACCTGAACTGGATGCGATCGCCCGTGAGCGCCAGACAAAGAAGGCCGTACTCGGCATACCAACGGGTATTGCATCACTCGACGAGGTGACGACGGGCTGGAGGAGTGAATTCTCGCTGGTGGGCGCTTATCCTGGTCGCGGCAAGACCTCATTCATCGTGCAGGCGGCGCGGGCAGCCGCGCAGGCGGGCTTCCCGGTACTGATCCTGTCGCTCGAGATGCGCAAAGGCGAACTGCTTCGCCGGCTTATGTCTCTTGAATCAAGGTTAAGGCCGCGCAAGTTCCGCGAGCCTCGCGAGATGAATACCTCTGAGTTTAACCATGTGGTGGAATGCGCCGGAGCGCTCGCGGAACTGCCGATCTATGTATGCGATCAGGACAGCTTGAATCCTCGTCAAATCACAGCGACGGCACGCCTTTGGATCCGTAAGGCCGGCGTCAAAATTGTCTTTGTCGACTTCATCCAGATCGTGAGCGAGACTGGCCGTGATGCCCGCGATGTGATGAACAAGGTCTCGGCTGCCCTTCGTAGTCTCTCGAAAAGTGCAGGAATTCCCGTCGTGGCGGCTTCGCAGTTGAGTCGTGCGAATTCACGTAACCTCAATGAACGACCGACGCTTTTTCACTTGAAGGAAACTGGAAACCTTGAGCAGGACGCCCACAACGTTTTCCTGCTTCATCGGCCCGTCGATGATCGGCAGGATTTTACTGGCGCCGACGAGATCATCATCGCTAAGCAGCGGCACGGGGTCACGGGTCCGATCAACGTATTTTATAACTCCGAACGCCTCATCTTCGAGGAGAGAAGCACCGCATGA
- a CDS encoding DUF72 domain-containing protein codes for MTVFIGTAGWTVPKQHLPLFSERAMGSHLEGYASRLRCVEINSSFHRPHRRATWERWAATTPANFRFAVKASKTVTHTAKLVNTGGALLEFFDSVRGLGDKLGPVLFQLPPKLAFDEGVAQEFFITLREFHPGAVALEPRHPSWFHPQVDSLLRSFEIARVAADPPKGSELASLPGGCSGLFYWRLHGTPRIYYSEYDEQWLQTFAKRLQLLEAGPRPKETWVIFDNTAMGHATANAVWLKDALSSDRTDIRLRSLSLKDGFAD; via the coding sequence ATGACAGTCTTTATTGGTACGGCAGGATGGACTGTGCCGAAGCAGCATCTGCCTCTCTTCTCGGAACGCGCGATGGGTTCGCATCTGGAGGGCTATGCAAGCCGACTGCGGTGCGTGGAGATCAACTCCAGCTTTCACCGGCCGCACCGGCGAGCCACCTGGGAGCGGTGGGCGGCAACCACGCCCGCTAACTTCCGCTTCGCCGTGAAGGCGTCCAAGACCGTAACTCACACCGCTAAACTTGTGAACACAGGCGGCGCTCTGCTGGAATTCTTTGATTCGGTGCGTGGTCTTGGCGATAAACTAGGACCAGTGCTCTTCCAGCTTCCCCCGAAGCTCGCCTTCGACGAAGGTGTTGCACAGGAGTTCTTCATTACTTTGCGAGAATTCCATCCGGGCGCGGTGGCTCTGGAGCCTCGTCATCCGAGCTGGTTCCATCCCCAGGTCGACAGCCTCTTGCGAAGCTTCGAAATCGCCCGCGTTGCCGCCGACCCACCCAAAGGATCTGAACTCGCGAGCCTGCCGGGAGGCTGTTCAGGCCTGTTTTATTGGCGTCTTCATGGAACTCCGCGCATTTACTACTCGGAGTATGACGAGCAATGGCTGCAGACCTTTGCGAAGCGACTACAATTGCTTGAGGCCGGACCGAGGCCGAAGGAGACTTGGGTTATCTTTGACAACACCGCGATGGGCCATGCCACCGCCAACGCCGTCTGGCTCAAAGATGCTTTATCCTCCGACCGAACTGACATTCGCTTGAGAAGCCTGAGTCTAAAGGACGGCTTTGCTGACTAA
- a CDS encoding helix-turn-helix domain-containing protein has protein sequence MPTVSPKRFLNVDEFAERTGKRPATIRQKIWRREQEHLKIGRNIRFTEEMVEKALENSYVPAIAR, from the coding sequence ATGCCGACAGTTAGTCCCAAGCGTTTTTTGAACGTCGATGAATTTGCCGAGAGAACCGGGAAGCGACCTGCAACAATTCGGCAGAAAATTTGGCGCCGGGAACAGGAACATCTGAAAATTGGCCGCAACATCCGGTTCACTGAGGAGATGGTGGAAAAGGCACTTGAAAATTCATACGTACCGGCGATCGCGCGGTAG